GGGCCGCCATCGCCACCGTCGCGACGGCCGCCGCCATCGCGTCGTCGGTGCCCGGCGTCGCCTCGCCGACGACGAGGACCCCGTCGTCGCTCCGGCGGTCGTCGTACTCCTTGACGAGTAAGCTCGTCGCGCTTCGCGCTCGACTTCCAGTGGACGTCCCGAAGGGAGTCGCCGGGGACGTACTCGCGCAGGCGGTCGAACGCCTGCCGGTCCTCTGGCTCGGGCGCCAGCGTCCGGGCGAAGGCGTCCGGGCCGCCCATCCGGTACACCGGCGGGTAGACGAGCACGTCGTCGACGGCCTCGACGGTCGCCGACCGCCGGACCAGGCCCAGCACGTCGGTCAGGACGACGTCGACGGGGCCGAGACGGTGCTCGCCGCGCCGCTCGTAGGTGAGGTCGTAGGTGACGGTCGTCGGCAGCGAGCGCCTGGCACTGGCTGTTCCGGCGACTCCCTCGGGCAGGCGGTCCGTCAGCGTCGCGATGCCGCTGCCCTCGACGGTGAGCTCGACCTGGCGACGGTCATCGGGGAACCCGCGTCGCGGCGGGTCGCGCTCGACGGTCGGCGTGCCCGCGAGGCGGACCTGGACGGCGGCCGCGAGGAGCGCGACCAGGAGCGGGCCGGCGACGGCGTTCAGGCCCGCCTGACCGTACCGTGCACCCATCGCGACGGCCGCGAGGGCGACGACGAGCACCCCGACGCCGCGACGGGTCGGTCTCATTCGACGGCGACGGTCTCTAACGCCTCGGCGACCAGCGCCTCGGCGGTCTGTTCGCTACTGTCGGTCTGAACCCGGTGAGGGAGCACCACGGGGGCCTCCTGCTGGACGTCGTCCGGGACGACGTAGGGGCGCCCCTCGAGGACGGCCCGGCCCTGGGCGGCACGGAGCAGCGAGAGACTTCCCCGGGGGCTCACACCGAGCTGTGCCCGCTCCCGGGTGTACCGCGCCAGCCGGGTCGCGTACTCGCGTATCGCCTCCTCGACGGTCACCTCGGCGACGGTGTTCCGGGCGGTCGCGAGCGCGTCGATGCTGGCGACGGGCGACAGCTCCTCGATGGGGTGGTGGCCTACCACGCTTCCAAGCATCGCGGCCTCCTCGGCTTCGTCGGGGTAGCCGAGGTGGAGTTTCGTCATGAAGCGGTCGAGCTCGGCCATCGGCAGGTCGTAGGCCCGGTTCTGCTCGACCGTGTTCTGCGTCGCGATGACGGTGAACGGCTGCGGGACGGCGTGGGTGGTTCCGTCGGTGGTGACCTGCCCTTCCTCCATCGCCTCGAGCAGCGCCGACTGGGTCTTCGGCGGGGCGCGGTTGATCTCGTCGCCGAGCACCACGTTACCGAAGATGGGTCCGGGCCGGAACTCGAACTCCTGGGACTTCTGGTTGAAGACGTTGACACCGGTCACGTCCGTCGGCAGCAGGTCCGGCGTGAACTGGATGCGTTTGAAGACGCCGTCGACGGACGCGGCCACGGCCCGGGCCAGCATCGTCTTGCCGACGCCGGGGACGTCCTCGAGGAGGACGTGGCCGCGGCCGAGGATGGCGACCACCAGGTGCTCGATCTCGTCGTGGTGGCCGACGATGACCTCTTCGACGTTCTCGATGACGTCCGTCGCTACCCGTGTGGCGTCTGGAAGCGCGCTGTCCGACTGCTGCCCTCGTGAGGTGTCCGTGTCTGTCATAGGTCCGTGTCAGTCCGCGGAACGCGCCCGATGGGTCGACAGCGCCTCGTCCCCCCAGCGAGGTGTCGTTCCTTCGCATGTCCTGTGCGGGTCGGTCGTACCCCCGCCTTGGGAGCGAATACAGGTAACTTTGCTGGGTGCGACCCAGTCCCACACGCCGCCCTCACCAGACCTTGCAGTCCGGACAGACGAGCGCCCCGTCCTGCTGCCAGCGGCGCTCGGCGGGCGCGCCACACTCCTCGCAGGTGGTCCCCTCGTCCGACCAGGCGTAGGTGGTCGTCGCCGGCGCGACATCCCGGCCGTCTTCGGGTGCGGTCTCGCCATCGTCGCCGTCTGTACTGTCGGCTTCTTCGTCCGATGCGCCGGCCTCGGTTTCCGCCGTCCCGGCGTCGGTCGCTGGGTCGTCGCCTCGCTCCGTCTCGCTTCCATCCGCGTCAGTCGACCCCGTGTCCCGCTCCTCGTCGGCATCGTCGTCCCCGCTCCCGAGGAAGTCGTCCAGCGATGCGTCTTCGACCATGTCCCCTCTCAGGCCGGGCGCGGCAAATACCTGTCCCGCGTTGGTTCGGTAGTGGTTAGTTACGAAAGTAGGAGTACAGAGAGCCAGAAAGCCCCGGCTGGCCACCCGGCTTCGGGTGGGACTGAAAGGGGCCGCGTTCTCAGCGAGCCGCGGGTCGCGTGGGACCGGAGGTCCCACGTCTTGGCGAGCGGGCTATCGGCCCGCGAACCAAAGCTGAGAACGCGGGGGCTTTCTGGCTCTCTAACTCAATACTAGCTAAAGTAAACACCGCCGACTCGAACAGAAGCGCAAAGTAGGCCCCCTGCTAACGGCCGCCCATGCAAGGACTCCTCACGGAACTCGTCACGAGCGTCCTGGAGATGCCGGGCCGGTTCCTCACCGTCGCGCTCAACGACCCGCTCGCCGCAGTGATGCTGCTGGTGGGTGCCGTCATCACGACGCTGTCCGTCGCCGTCTTCGGATACCTCTCGCTGGGGGCTGCGCTCTCGTTGTTCAACCCGTCCGGCGGGAAACAACCGCCCCGAGCAGAGTAATCGCCGTCTCGACGTCCGGCCCGAGCGGCGAGGCGTAGACGACGCTGTCGGCGTGTTCCAGCAGCTCGTCGGTCCGTTCGGCGACTGCGTCGGGCGTGCCGGCGATACAGAACGCGTCTATCATCTCGTCGGTGACCAGCCCGAACGCCCGCTCGAACTCGCCGGCCGAGATGGCCTCACCGATGTCGCTCGCGAGCGACTGGTCCAGGCCGTGCCGGTCGAGCACCGGCGGCGGTGACCCGGCGGTGACGAACGCGACGGGGGGCCGGGCGGCCTCGCGGGCTGCGTCGGCGTCTTCTGCGACCGACACGCTGGCGTAGGCTGCCAGGTCGAACTCGCCTCGCGAGTCGGGGCGCTCGTCGGCCATGGCCTCGACCTGCTCGCGGGCCCATGCGAGGTCCGCCGGATGCGCGCCGTTGTACAGCGCGCCATCGGCGTGTTTCGCGGCCATCCGGGTCATGTGTGGCCCCTGTGCGCCGACGTACACCGGGACGTCGCCGACGTCGTAGTTCAGGCCCGCGTCCTCGGCCTGGAAGGTGCCGTCGTGGTCGACGCGCTCGCCGGCCCACAGCCGCCTGGCGACCGTGAACGTCTCCAGGACGCGCCGCAGCGCGTCGTCGTGGTCGAAGCCCAGGTTCCGAATGGTGGACTTGTCGCCGGGGCCGACGCCGAACATGGCGCGCCCGTCGCTCAGCTCGTCGAGCGTCGCGACCCGCGAGGCCAGCGTCACCGGATGCGTCTCGTAGGGGTTGGCGATGCCGGGGCCAAGTGCCACCTCGTCCGTTCGGGCGGCCATCTGGGCCAGGGCCATGAACTGGTCGCGGTTGTTGTAGTGGTGGCTGGCGAACACCGCGTCGAAGCCCTCGGCCTCGGCATGGCCGGCGAAGTCGGCGAGCTGTGCCACTGGGTGTTCCGGCGTGAGTTCAATCGCGTACATGTGTCCACTCCCTGAGCGCCTGTCGGACGATATCGTTCTCGTCGTCCCGAAAGAGGTTGTCGCTACCCGCGTGGTCGCCAAAGTCGAAGTCCCGGACGACGGCCACGGGCGTGCCGCCGTCGCCCTCGCCGGTGACGAGGTTGGCCGCGCCGGCGAGTTCGTCCACGACCGACTGGACCGTCGCAGCGAGTTCGCGGCCCTCTCTGTCGTGCTCGCCGCGCCAGTCCCGAGAGGCGTGGATACCAGCCCAGCCGAGCGCGACGCCGCGCTGGCCGTGTCGGAACGGGCGACCCGACGTATCGGTCACGACCACCGCTGGGGCGACGCCGGCGTGGTCCTGGATGCTGTCTCGGATTCTCTCGGCGCTCGAGGTCGGGTCCTCGGGGAGCAAGAGCAGGTCAGCGTCGGGCACGTTCGAACGGTCGATGCCCGCGTTGACCGTAATGTGCCCGAAGCGCGTGACCGCCAGGATGAACGGGGCGTCTGTCAGTATCTCCTCGCTCTCCTCGACGACCGCCTGCGCGAAACGGGGGTCTTTCTCCTCGTCCACCGCGGCCTCGATGGCGGCGGCGATGTCCCGTGCGCGGTCACCGGGCGGGAACGACGAGAGGTTAGCCTGTCGTCCCTCGGCCTTCGAGACGATGGTGCTGGCGACACAGACCACGTCGTCGTCCTGCAGGTCGACCCGCTCGGCGACGAGCTGCCCGACGTCGTCGCCGGGTCTGACCTCCGGCAGTCCCTCGACCGCGAATACCTCCATACCCCCTCTGCGTGGTGCACCCGAAAAAGCCCCTTGATACGTGCAAGCCCGGCCAACGGTGGCAATCGTTGCTGATTCCGGTGGCCTGGTCAGGCCTCGTGGACCGTCACGTCCAGCTCCCCGTCCCGTACCCCAAGGGTCAGCATCGTCGCCCGGTCGGCCGACGGCGCGCCCGTGGCGCTCCCGGGGTTCAGCAGTCTGACGCCGTCGTGGACCGTGTCGAGGACCTCGTGGGTGTGGCCGGCGACGCCGACGGCGTTTGGCCCCGCTTCCTCGCGGACGATGTTCGCCACGCGACGCTCGTAGCCCCGGTGTGACCCGGCGCCGTGCGTGACGACGAACGTGACGTCGCCGAGTTCCACGGTCGCCACGTCCGGCAATCCCATCCGCCGGTCGACGTTCCCGGCCACGGCGGTGAGTCGCGACGCCATCGCTCTGATGTCCGCGAGCGTCCCCTCGGCGTCGAAGTCGCCGGTGTGGATGACGTGGTCGGCCGCCTCGATGCGTTCCCGGAACGGGGCCGGGATGGCGTGCGCCCGCGACGGGATGTGAGTATCGCCGATGACTGCGACGTCCATACCCACACATCGGCCGCCGAACAAAACTGTCTGTCGCTACTCGACGGCTTCGATGGACGGCAGGACGTCCCTGAGTTCCTCCATGCGGGCGACCAGGTGGTCGATGCCCTCGTTGATGGTGTCGACGCGCGCCTCGATGTCGTCGGCCGGAATCGCCCCCTGTGGCGTCGGCTCGACCAGTTCGTCGTCTTCCAGCATCCGCAGCGAGTACCGTACCTTGTGTTCGGGAATCCCGGTCTCTTCGGAGAGCCTGACGATGCCGATGGGGCCGTCAGTGATGACCGCCTCGAGAATGGCGAGGTCGCGGCTCTCCTTGTCTACCTGATTGATAAGTCGGTCCGTTCCCATTGAAATCGTACGACAGGATACCGTTCGACGCTATATAAACGCCGGCGGTTTCGAGTCCAGTGCCAGGCGCTGCGTGCGTCGCCGTCCGCCGGCGAGCCGCCCGTTCACTCGTTCCCGACCGGTTTCCGACGGAGTTCGTCGAGCTGGTCCCGGAGGCGGCTCAGCTCCGTCTCGAGCTCCTCGCGCCGGTCGATGAGCGTGCTCAACTCCTCGGTGTTGACCGAGTAGTCGTTCTCCAGGGCGACGTCCAGGGCATCCGTGGTCGCCGCGGCGAGGTCCGTCGAGACGCGCAGCACCTCGCTCGGCGTCCCCCGCGACTCGTACAGCTCGACGTCGCCCGACAGCGGTCGGTAGGTCACCATCGGCGACTCGATCTCGCGATGGTACGTCACCGTGTAGCTGGTGTCCGTGACCGGGTTGTGTCGGTCCTCGGCCCGCTCGGTCCGAACGATGTTGAACGGCTCTGCGAGCGACGCGTAGGTGTCGGCCAGGTCCCGCAGCTGGTCCGCGGCCGTCACGTCGAGCTGAGCCTCCACGTCGCCGAAGAACTGTCGGGAGTTGGTGAGGCTGAACGCCACCGTGTAGAAGACCGATTCGTCGCTGTCTGCCAGGTTCCGGACCCGCTCGCGGACCTCCTCGTGATGGCCTTCGATGGTCTGGCGTTCGAGCTCGTCGAGCAGCGTCCTGACCCCCCGTTCGCGCTCGAGAAACGACTCGACGATTGCCCCCGGCATCTCTTCGCCGTCCACGTCGTCCATGTTCTCTCCTTCAGGTGTGGTCACTAAACAGTTTGTTGCCCACGCCCGTCCCACGGTTCCCGGTAACACAAAACATATGCCATATCGCTGTAAGGACTAACACGTCCGCTCCCCGAGGTGGGACGGACGGCTATGACAGGGTGAGGGGGGTTTTCCCCCTCGCGTGCCGCCAGTTCCCGTGAGCGTCGCTTGGTTATGCGCCGACTTCTCCCGCTCTGCCCGTCGTGACCCGGTATTGCCACGGCGACGAGACGGACCGATCGTATTCGACAGCAGTGTGGTCGAGGGGATTTGAACCGAGCCAGACGTGCTCGCTCACTCCGTTCGCTGTGCGCGACTGGCAGGGTTCATATCCGCCCGTCGCCGTATTCGTCGAACTCGCAGTTGCTCGGCGACGAGACGTCTCGCTGGGAATTAAGTTCGACAAAAGTACGCCCGGAGCGGGATTTGAACCCGGGCAAACGCGTCGCTGTCGCTCGCGTTTGCGTGATTCAAATCCCTTTCGGCGGTTCCTTGCTCACGGTGACGAGCACACGCTACGCGGCGCTCGTCGAAGTTGTTCGCAATAGAAGACGCCCGGAGCGGGATTTGAACCCGCGTCACAACCGTGACAGGGTTGTATGATGGGCCACTACACCATCCGGGCACGCTGCCTTGCTGCACTTCGTGGTATCCCGGTGCTGGTATTAAGACTTTCCAAACAAGGACGCCCTGTGACGGTACCCCGTAGCGGACCCAAACTTCTATGTCGGCCCTCGGCCAACGGACTGGCACGCAAGGACATCCCATGGCCGGCGTGTGGCGTCGCCGACCGGGGTCGAGTAGCCACGGCAGGCTGAGTTGGCAAGTGTTATATGCGTCCCGACAATACTGACCTGTAGTATCTCGTGACAGCCACCTTCTCTAGCAGCAGGCCCCACGCACGCACACACACATGGTAGATGTAAGTCAACACGACCTCGTCCCCGACCACAGCGTCGTCGACGAGGACGACCTCGAAGCAGTGCTCGACGAGTACGACATCAAGCGGACGGACCTCCCGAAGATCAAACGTGCCGACCCGGCGTTGCCCGACGACGCCGAGGAAGGTGACGTGATTCGAATCGTTCGTGACTCACGGACGACCGACGAGGCCATCGTATACCGACTGGTGGTGGAATAATGAACACACAGGACCGACGCGCAATCTCGCGTGAGTACTTCGCGAAAGAACGGCTCGCAGAACATCACTTCCGCTCCTTCAATGCCTTCCTCGACAGAGGGATGCAGCAGGTGGTCGACGAGAAAGAGACCATCGACACCGACATCGGCGACAAGGAAGGACAGGAACCGGTGTGGGTCGAACTCGGCGACGTCCGGGTCGTCACCCCCCGCGTCCGCGAGGCCGACGGGAGCGAGGAACTGCTCTATCCCCAGGAAGCCCGACTGCGCAACATCACGTACTCCGCGCCGGTGTTCATGGAGATGGCCATCGTCCGGGGCGGCGAAGAGGAACCCGAGGAAGTCGTCGACCGGACCGAGACCAAGATCGGGCGCATGCCCATCATGGTCGGCTCGAACAAGTGCAACATCGCGGGCTTCACCCGCGAGGAGCTCATCGACATCGGCGAGGACCCCGCCGACCCCGGCGGCTACTTCTGTGTCAACGGCTCCGAGCGGGTGCTGATGACCAGCGAGGACCTCGCCCCGAACAAGATTCTGGCCGAGTACGACACCAAGT
This DNA window, taken from Haloarcula ordinaria, encodes the following:
- a CDS encoding DUF58 domain-containing protein, with protein sequence MRPTRRGVGVLVVALAAVAMGARYGQAGLNAVAGPLLVALLAAAVQVRLAGTPTVERDPPRRGFPDDRRQVELTVEGSGIATLTDRLPEGVAGTASARRSLPTTVTYDLTYERRGEHRLGPVDVVLTDVLGLVRRSATVEAVDDVLVYPPVYRMGGPDAFARTLAPEPEDRQAFDRLREYVPGDSLRDVHWKSSAKRDELTRQGVRRPPERRRGPRRRRGDAGHRRRDGGGRRDGGDGGPRQRHRRRTGRPRRDRPPLDSATPTGPDSSRCSP
- a CDS encoding AAA family ATPase, which produces MTDTDTSRGQQSDSALPDATRVATDVIENVEEVIVGHHDEIEHLVVAILGRGHVLLEDVPGVGKTMLARAVAASVDGVFKRIQFTPDLLPTDVTGVNVFNQKSQEFEFRPGPIFGNVVLGDEINRAPPKTQSALLEAMEEGQVTTDGTTHAVPQPFTVIATQNTVEQNRAYDLPMAELDRFMTKLHLGYPDEAEEAAMLGSVVGHHPIEELSPVASIDALATARNTVAEVTVEEAIREYATRLARYTRERAQLGVSPRGSLSLLRAAQGRAVLEGRPYVVPDDVQQEAPVVLPHRVQTDSSEQTAEALVAEALETVAVE
- a CDS encoding DUF7573 domain-containing protein, whose protein sequence is MVEDASLDDFLGSGDDDADEERDTGSTDADGSETERGDDPATDAGTAETEAGASDEEADSTDGDDGETAPEDGRDVAPATTTYAWSDEGTTCEECGAPAERRWQQDGALVCPDCKVW
- a CDS encoding 5,10-methylenetetrahydromethanopterin reductase yields the protein MYAIELTPEHPVAQLADFAGHAEAEGFDAVFASHHYNNRDQFMALAQMAARTDEVALGPGIANPYETHPVTLASRVATLDELSDGRAMFGVGPGDKSTIRNLGFDHDDALRRVLETFTVARRLWAGERVDHDGTFQAEDAGLNYDVGDVPVYVGAQGPHMTRMAAKHADGALYNGAHPADLAWAREQVEAMADERPDSRGEFDLAAYASVSVAEDADAAREAARPPVAFVTAGSPPPVLDRHGLDQSLASDIGEAISAGEFERAFGLVTDEMIDAFCIAGTPDAVAERTDELLEHADSVVYASPLGPDVETAITLLGAVVSRRTG
- a CDS encoding coenzyme F420-0:L-glutamate ligase, which produces MEVFAVEGLPEVRPGDDVGQLVAERVDLQDDDVVCVASTIVSKAEGRQANLSSFPPGDRARDIAAAIEAAVDEEKDPRFAQAVVEESEEILTDAPFILAVTRFGHITVNAGIDRSNVPDADLLLLPEDPTSSAERIRDSIQDHAGVAPAVVVTDTSGRPFRHGQRGVALGWAGIHASRDWRGEHDREGRELAATVQSVVDELAGAANLVTGEGDGGTPVAVVRDFDFGDHAGSDNLFRDDENDIVRQALREWTHVRD
- a CDS encoding metallophosphoesterase family protein, coding for MDVAVIGDTHIPSRAHAIPAPFRERIEAADHVIHTGDFDAEGTLADIRAMASRLTAVAGNVDRRMGLPDVATVELGDVTFVVTHGAGSHRGYERRVANIVREEAGPNAVGVAGHTHEVLDTVHDGVRLLNPGSATGAPSADRATMLTLGVRDGELDVTVHEA
- a CDS encoding winged helix-turn-helix transcriptional regulator; translation: MGTDRLINQVDKESRDLAILEAVITDGPIGIVRLSEETGIPEHKVRYSLRMLEDDELVEPTPQGAIPADDIEARVDTINEGIDHLVARMEELRDVLPSIEAVE
- a CDS encoding DNA-directed RNA polymerase subunit H, translated to MVDVSQHDLVPDHSVVDEDDLEAVLDEYDIKRTDLPKIKRADPALPDDAEEGDVIRIVRDSRTTDEAIVYRLVVE